The region ACTACGGCAGCAGAACCGTCGACCCGGTCGTGCGCCGCGCTTCCAGATCGATATGCGCCTGCCCGACGTCGGCGAGCGCGTAACGCTGGTTGATGCTCGTCTTCACCTTGCCCGACGAGATCATCTCGAACAGCTCCGCCGACATCGCGTCGTAGTCGCTGCGTTTAGCGATGTACGAGAACAGCGTCGGTCGCGTGAAGAACAGCGAGCCGCGACCCGCGAACTCGGATGAATCGATCAGCGGCAGCGGTCCCGACGCATTGCCGAAGCTGACGAACAGCCCAAGCGGCGCGAGACAGTCGAGCGATGCGGTAAACGTGTCCTTGCCGATCGAGTCGTACACCACCGGCACGCCCGCGCCGTTGGTGATCTCGCGCACGCGCTTCGTGAAGTTGTCGCGCGTATAGACGATCGGGTAATCGCAGCCGTGCGCCTTCGCGATCTCCGCCTTTTCGTCGGAGCCCACCGTGCCGATCACCGTCGCACCGAGCGCCTTCGCCCACTGGCATGCGAGCAACCCGACGCCGCCGGCGGCAGCCTGGATCAGGATCGTGTCGCCGGCTTTGACCTGATACGTACGACGCAGCAGGTATTGCACGGTCAGCCCCTGCAGCATCGCCGAGGCGGCCTGCTCGTAGCTCACGCCATCGGGCAGTTTCACGACGTCCTTCGCGGGCAGCACGCGCTCCTGCGCATACGCGCCAGGCGGCCGCGCAACGTACGCGATGCGGTCGCCGACCTTCAGGCCGCTCACGCCTCCACCGACTGCCGTCACTTCGCCCGCCGCTTCCATCCCGAGACCGCCGGGCAGCGGCAACGGGTACAGCCCCGTGCGGAAATACACGTCGATGAAATTCAGGCCGACTGCATGCTGCTTCACGCGGATCTCGCCGTCGGCCGGATCGCCGACTTCGACATCGATCCACTTCATCACCTCCGGACCGCCAGTCCGGTCGAATCGGATTGCCTTTGCCATCTTGACTCCTTGCTGTGCGTTCTGTGCTTTTGCTGAATTCCGTGCGGCGCTCAGGCTTGTTGCTGTCTGACGCGCAGCGTCAATGCATCGAGCAGCATCCGTGCGGTGGAAATGTTGGTCGCGCACGGCACGTTGTGGACGTCGCATGCGCGCACCAGCGCGTTGATGTCCGGTTCGTGCGGCTGCGGCGTCATCGGGTCGCGCAGGAAGATCACCATGTCGACGTTGCCCTCGGCGAGCTGCGCGCCGATCTGCAAATCGCCGCCGTGCGGACCCGACAGCATCCGCTGCACTTCGAGGCCGTGTGCGGCAGCGATCCGCGAACCGGTGGTGCCGGTCGCGACGAGTTCGCAGTGTTTGAGCGTGTCGGCGTATTCGCCGGCGAGCTTCACGATGTCGTCTTTCTTGTGGTCGTGCGCGATCAGTGCGACGCGTGTGGTCATGGTTGTCTCTGATTTATATGGTTGGTCGGTTGCAATACGCCCGGCTCAAAACGTCCCCGGAAAAGCCCCACCATCGATCAACCAGTTCTGCCCGGTGATATATCCACCATGCACGCTGCACAGAAACGCGCACGCGCGGCCGAACTCGTCGCGGTTGCCGAAGCGGCCTGCGGGAATCGATGCCATCCGCTGCTTGCGCGCTTCGTCGATCGATACGTTCTGCGCCTTCGCCTGCGCGGCGATCGTGCCGACGATGCGATCGGTATCGAACACGCCGGGCAACAGGTTGTTGATCGTCACGCCCTGCCCCGCGACCTTGCGCGCGACGCCCGCGACGAAGCCGGTCAACCCGGAGCGCGCGCCGTTCGACAAACCCAGCACATCGATCGGCGCCTTCACCGACGAACTCGTGATGTTGACGATGCGCCCGAAACCGCGCGCGATCATCCCGTCGATCGTCGCCTGGATCAGCGCGATCGGCGTCAGCATGTTCGCTTCGAGCGCGCGCAGCCAGTCGTCGTGCGTGAACGTGCGGAAGTCGCCGGGCGGCGGACCGCCCGCATTGTTGACGAGGATGTCCGGCTGCGGACACGCGGCCAGCGCGGCCGCGCGACCTTCCGGCGTGGTGATGTCGCACGCGACCGTCTTCACGTCGACGCCCGTTTGCGCGCGGATGCCGGCGGCGGTGGCCTCGAGCGTTTCCGCGGTGCGCGCGACGATCGCGAGATTCACGCCCTCGGCGGCGAGCGCCTCCGCGCAGCCGCGCCCGAGACCCTTGCTCGCCGCGCAGACGAGCGCGGTCCGTCCTGCGATTCCCATGTCCATGTGTGTGTCCTCAGTCCCCAGGTGAAATTTCCCTCGATTCTAGAAGAATCGCCGCCACGGCGCGCGCGGCATCGCGGATCGAACGGCATCGCACCCATGATGGACTGGACCGATCGTCACGACCACCCGGCCGAACGGATGGCCGAACAGCCGAGGCAATCTCTGGTAGCTTCCGCCGGGACTTTCGGTAAACTTGCAGTCGTGGTTCGCCTCGCGGTGCCACGGCGCCCTGTCTGCCGGGTGCCGCCCCGCCCGCCGTACCCGCGTTCTTAAGCCCGCCACCCTTCGTACCGCTTGCGCTCACGCCATGACACAGGACAGCCGTTTCCCCAATCTTTTCATCCTCGATCACCCGCTGATCCAGCACAAGCTGTCGCACATGCGCGACCGGGACACGTCGACGCGCACGTTCCGCGAACTGCTGCGCGAGATCACGCTGCTGATGGGCTACGAGATCACCCGCAATCTGCCGATGACGACGCGTCGCGTGTCCACCCCGCTCGTCGAGATGGACGCGCCGGTGATCGCCGGCAAGAAGCTCGCGATCGTGCCGGTGCTGCGCGCGGGCGTCGGGATGTCGGACGGGCTGCTCGAACTGATTCCGTCGGCGCGCGTCGGCCACATCGGCGTGTATCGCGCGGCGGATCACCGGCCGGTCGAATATCTCGTGCGGCTGCCGGATCTGGAAGACCGCATCTTCATCCTGTGCGATCCGATGGTCGCGACCGGCTATTCGGCCGCCCACGCAGTCGATGTGCTGAAGCGGCGCGGTGTGCCCGGTTCGAGCATCATGTTCCTCGCGCTCGTCGCCGCGCCCGAAGGCGTCCAGGTGTTCCAGGACGCGCATCCGGATGTGAAGCTGTACGTCGCGTCGCTCGATTCGCACCTGGACGGGCACGCGTACATCGTGCCGGGTCTCGGCGATGCCGGCGACCGGTTGTTCGGTACGAAGAACTGAACGCGGGCGCGCGGGCCTCGCGCGGATCTGCTCGCTGCGCTCAATCGCCCGCTGCGCGGTGCATTCCGGCGCACGACAAAGCCACGTCGAGCCAGGCGGAAAGCGGCAGCATGATAAAATTCGCATCCCGTTCGTCGAGCGGCTGGCCGGGCAGCGGTACGTACCGGAACGGCGTGGCAAGCACGGCAATTGCGCAGTGAAGAAGCGGTAGATGCGCGGCAGGTGGGTGGCAAGCGGGTAGCAAGCGGGTGGCAAGTCCGTAGCAGAGGCGTGGTCGGTGCCCGGCAACAGCGCGGCAATGACGGCGCAGGCTGTGGGCATAGGCACCGCACCAGCGCCGCGCGCACCTCGCACATGCCAGGCTCTGTCTTGCAAGGTCCGCGTCCGCGCTGCCCAGGCATGCGCCACACGCTCGCAACGGACGGCCATCGAGGCGCGTCACCGCAAGCGCCCGACATCGCAACGACAATTGCACTATGTGTGCGCCCCGAGGCGCATGCGCTGGAGAAAGGTATGGCAGGTCATTCGAAGTGGGCCAACATCAAGCATAAGAAGGCCGCGACCGACGCGAAGCGCGGCAAGATCTGGACACGGCTCATCAAGGAAATTCAGGTTGCGGCCCGCATGGGCGGAGGCGAAGTCGATACGAACCCGCGTCTGCGGCTCGCTATCGAAAAGGCGTACGACGCCAACATGCCGAAGGACAACATCAACCGCGCGATCCAGCGCGGCACGGGCGGCGTCGACGGCGCGAACTACGAGGAAATCCGCTACGAAGGCTACGGCATCGGCGGTGCAGCGATCATCGTCGACACGATGACCGACAACCGCATCCGCACCGTCGCGGAAGTGCGTCACGCGTTCTCGAAGAACGGCGGCAACATGGGCACGGACGGTTCGGTGTCGTTCATGTTCGATCACGTCGGCCAGTTCCTGTTCGCGCCGGGCACGCCGGAAGACAAGCTGATGGACGCGGCGCTCGAAGCCGGTGCCGAAGACGTCGTGACGAACGACGACGGCAGCATCGAGGTCACCTGCCCCGCCAACGATTTCCCGAAGGTGAAGAGCGCGCTCGAAGCCGCCGGCTTCAAGGCCGAAATGGCCGAAGTGACGATGAAGCCGCAGACGGAAGTCGAGTTCACCGGCGACGATGCAGTGAAGATGCAGAAGCTGCTCGACGCACTCGAAAATCTCGACGACGTTCAGGAAGTCTATACAAACGCGGCGATCGCGGACGAATGAGCGCGGCGCGGCCATCGTGCCGCGCTGTGCCTTTTCGCGCGGGCCGGGTCGATGGACTCAGGACTCGATGAGGAGCCCGTCAAAAGGCTCACCGTTCGCACTACGCGAACCTTGCGGATATTCGCGGCCGGCGCCCTTGCGCCGGCCGTTCACTGTTTTTAGCCTTCGGGGAATCACATGAAGTTACTCGTCGTCGGGTCCGGCGGTCGCGAACATGCGCTCGCATGGAAGCTCGCTCAATCGCCGCGCGTGCAGCTCGTCTACGTCGCGCCCGGCAACGGCGGCACGGCGCACGACGACCGGCTGCGCAACGTCGACATCACCGAGCCGGCCGCGCTCGCGGATTTCGTCGAGAAGGAACAGATCGCGTTCACGCTGGTCGGGCCCGAAGGCCCGCTCGCGGACGGCATCGTCAACCTGTTCCGTTCGCGCGGTCTGAAAATTTTCGGGCCGACGAAGGAAGCCGCGCAGCTCGAAAGCTCGAAGGATTTCGCGAAGGCCTTCATGAAGCGCCACGCGATCCCGACCGCCGAATACGAAACCTTCACCGACCCCGCCGCTGCGCACGCGTATCTCGATACGAAGGGCGCGCCGATCGTCGTGAAGGCCGACGGCCTCGCTGCGGGCAAGGGCGTGGTGGTTGCGCTGACGATCGACGAAGCGCATGAAGCCGTCGACTCGATGCTGTCCGGCAACAAGCTCGGCGATGCGGGCGCGCGCGTCGTGATCGAAGAGTTTCTCGCGGGCGAGGAAGCGAGCTTCATCGTGATGGTCGACGGCATGCACGTGCTGGCGCTCGCGTCGAGCCAGGACCACAAGCGTCTGCTCGATGGCGACCGGGGGCCGAATACCGGCGGCATGGGCGCGTACTCGCCCGCGCCGATCGTCACGCCGCAACTGCACGCGCGCGTGATGCGCGAAATCATCCTGCCGACCGTGCGTGGAATGGAAAACGAAGGCGTGCGCTTCACCGGCTTCCTGTACGCCGGCCTGATGATCGACGCGCAAGGCAACCCGAAGACGCTCGAATTCAACTGCCGGATGGGCGACCCCGAAACGCAACCGATCATGGCGCGTCTGAAGGGCGACTTCTCGAAGGTCGTCGAGCAGGCGATCGCCGGCACGCTCGATACCGTCGAACTCGACTGGGATCGCCGCACCGCGCTCGGCGTCGTGCTCGCCGCACACAACTATCCGGAGACGCCGCGCAAGGGCGACCGCATCAGCGACATCCCCGCCGCCACCGACGAATCCGTGACCTTCCATGCGGGCACGACGCTCGCGGACGGCAAGCTCGTTACGTCGGGTGGCCGGGTGCTGTGCGTGGTCGGTCTGGCCGATTCGGTGCGCAGCGCGCAGTCGGTCGCGTACGAAACGATCAACCAGATCTCGTTCGACGGCATGCAGTATCGCCGCGACATCGGCCATCGCGCGGTCAACCGCAAGCACGGCTGATGCGGACAGCGACAGCGCGTCACGGCGCCCTGCGATATCGCGGGCGCTACACTGCGGGTTGTGATGTACGTGACGCGCGCGCGGGAGGCCACCCCGCGCACGCTTTCGTGAACCCGCGGCCCCCACAGGCACGCCGCCCAGCCTCAGCCGTCTCGCATTCATGACCGATCCGACCTACAACGTTCAGGCCGTCCGCAGCTGGCTCCAGCAGTTGCAGACCCACATCGCCGACACGCTCGGCGCGTTCGACGGCCAGGCCTTCGCCACCGACGCATGGCAGCGCGCGCCCGGCGAGAAGCTGCGCGGCGGCGGCTGCACGCGCATCCTCGAAGGCGGTTCGTTCTTCGAACGCGCGGGCATCGGCCTGTCGGACGTTGCCGGCGATGCGCTGCCCGCATCGGCGAGCGCGGCGCGTCCGCAGCTCGCAGGCCGCGCGTTCGAAGCGATGGGTGTGTCGCTCGTGCTGCATCCGCACAATCCGCACTGCCCGACCGTGCACATGAACGTGCGTCTGCTGATGGCAACCAAGCCTGGCGAAGCGCCGATCTTCTGGTTCGGCGGCGGCATGGACCTGACGCCGTACTACGGCTACGAGGAAGACGCGCAGCATTTTCATCGCACGTGCCGCGACGCGCTGCAGCCGTTCGGCGCGGACCTGTACCCGAGCTTCAAGCGCTGGTGCGACGAATACTTCTTCCTCAAGCATCGCAATGAGACACGCGGTGTCGGCGGGATTTTCTTCGACGATTTTTCTGCGCCGGGCTTCGAGCGTTCGTTCGAGATGGTGCGCAGCGTCGGCGACGCGTTTTTAAATGCGTACATGCCGATCGTCGAGCGCCGTCGCGATATGCCGTACAGCCAGGCTGAGCGCGATTTCCAGGCGTACCGGCGCGGCCGTTACGTCGAGTTCAATCTGGTCTTCGACCGTGGCACACTGTTCGGGCTGCAAAGCGGTGGGCGTACCGAATCGATCCTGATGTCGATGCCGCCCGTCGCCAACTGGCGCTACAACTGGCATCCTGAGCCCGGAACACCCGAAGCGCGCCTCGCAAGCGACTTCCTCGTGCCGCGCGAGTGGGTGTGATGGCGGCCGCCGCGACCGGCCTCACGTCAGGGCTTCGGGTACACGCATTGTCACGACAAGGGATCACGCTCTGAATCCGCCCGCTCATTCCGCGGCTCAGTTGTCCACTGGGCTTGCCGTCCTGCCCCGCCGCGTCGGTCTGCTCGGCGGCACGTTCGATCCGGTCCACGACGGCCATCTCGCGCTCGCGCGGCGTTTCGCCGACGTGCTGCGGCTGACCGAACTGGTGCTGCTACCCGCCGGCCAGCCGTGGCAAAAGAGCGACGTCACGGAGGCACGGCATCGGCTCGCGATGACGCGCGCCGCCGCCGATACGCTCGCGATCCCCGGCGTGACCGTGCGCGTCGCGACCGATGAAATCGAACACGACGGTCCCACGTATACTGTCGAAACACTCGCGCGCTGGCGCGAACGCGAGGGGCCGGAC is a window of Paraburkholderia flava DNA encoding:
- the upp gene encoding uracil phosphoribosyltransferase — encoded protein: MTQDSRFPNLFILDHPLIQHKLSHMRDRDTSTRTFRELLREITLLMGYEITRNLPMTTRRVSTPLVEMDAPVIAGKKLAIVPVLRAGVGMSDGLLELIPSARVGHIGVYRAADHRPVEYLVRLPDLEDRIFILCDPMVATGYSAAHAVDVLKRRGVPGSSIMFLALVAAPEGVQVFQDAHPDVKLYVASLDSHLDGHAYIVPGLGDAGDRLFGTKN
- the hemF gene encoding oxygen-dependent coproporphyrinogen oxidase, whose translation is MTDPTYNVQAVRSWLQQLQTHIADTLGAFDGQAFATDAWQRAPGEKLRGGGCTRILEGGSFFERAGIGLSDVAGDALPASASAARPQLAGRAFEAMGVSLVLHPHNPHCPTVHMNVRLLMATKPGEAPIFWFGGGMDLTPYYGYEEDAQHFHRTCRDALQPFGADLYPSFKRWCDEYFFLKHRNETRGVGGIFFDDFSAPGFERSFEMVRSVGDAFLNAYMPIVERRRDMPYSQAERDFQAYRRGRYVEFNLVFDRGTLFGLQSGGRTESILMSMPPVANWRYNWHPEPGTPEARLASDFLVPREWV
- a CDS encoding methylglyoxal synthase, which translates into the protein MTTRVALIAHDHKKDDIVKLAGEYADTLKHCELVATGTTGSRIAAAHGLEVQRMLSGPHGGDLQIGAQLAEGNVDMVIFLRDPMTPQPHEPDINALVRACDVHNVPCATNISTARMLLDALTLRVRQQQA
- a CDS encoding SDR family oxidoreductase, whose product is MDMGIAGRTALVCAASKGLGRGCAEALAAEGVNLAIVARTAETLEATAAGIRAQTGVDVKTVACDITTPEGRAAALAACPQPDILVNNAGGPPPGDFRTFTHDDWLRALEANMLTPIALIQATIDGMIARGFGRIVNITSSSVKAPIDVLGLSNGARSGLTGFVAGVARKVAGQGVTINNLLPGVFDTDRIVGTIAAQAKAQNVSIDEARKQRMASIPAGRFGNRDEFGRACAFLCSVHGGYITGQNWLIDGGAFPGTF
- the purD gene encoding phosphoribosylamine--glycine ligase yields the protein MKLLVVGSGGREHALAWKLAQSPRVQLVYVAPGNGGTAHDDRLRNVDITEPAALADFVEKEQIAFTLVGPEGPLADGIVNLFRSRGLKIFGPTKEAAQLESSKDFAKAFMKRHAIPTAEYETFTDPAAAHAYLDTKGAPIVVKADGLAAGKGVVVALTIDEAHEAVDSMLSGNKLGDAGARVVIEEFLAGEEASFIVMVDGMHVLALASSQDHKRLLDGDRGPNTGGMGAYSPAPIVTPQLHARVMREIILPTVRGMENEGVRFTGFLYAGLMIDAQGNPKTLEFNCRMGDPETQPIMARLKGDFSKVVEQAIAGTLDTVELDWDRRTALGVVLAAHNYPETPRKGDRISDIPAATDESVTFHAGTTLADGKLVTSGGRVLCVVGLADSVRSAQSVAYETINQISFDGMQYRRDIGHRAVNRKHG
- a CDS encoding quinone oxidoreductase family protein, coding for MAKAIRFDRTGGPEVMKWIDVEVGDPADGEIRVKQHAVGLNFIDVYFRTGLYPLPLPGGLGMEAAGEVTAVGGGVSGLKVGDRIAYVARPPGAYAQERVLPAKDVVKLPDGVSYEQAASAMLQGLTVQYLLRRTYQVKAGDTILIQAAAGGVGLLACQWAKALGATVIGTVGSDEKAEIAKAHGCDYPIVYTRDNFTKRVREITNGAGVPVVYDSIGKDTFTASLDCLAPLGLFVSFGNASGPLPLIDSSEFAGRGSLFFTRPTLFSYIAKRSDYDAMSAELFEMISSGKVKTSINQRYALADVGQAHIDLEARRTTGSTVLLP
- a CDS encoding YebC/PmpR family DNA-binding transcriptional regulator; its protein translation is MAGHSKWANIKHKKAATDAKRGKIWTRLIKEIQVAARMGGGEVDTNPRLRLAIEKAYDANMPKDNINRAIQRGTGGVDGANYEEIRYEGYGIGGAAIIVDTMTDNRIRTVAEVRHAFSKNGGNMGTDGSVSFMFDHVGQFLFAPGTPEDKLMDAALEAGAEDVVTNDDGSIEVTCPANDFPKVKSALEAAGFKAEMAEVTMKPQTEVEFTGDDAVKMQKLLDALENLDDVQEVYTNAAIADE